In a genomic window of Streptomyces sp. SJL17-4:
- a CDS encoding NAD(P)H-binding protein, which yields MLLVTGVSGALGSLVTERLAGRQDVVLGTRAGLPGTHRLDFDAPETLPEAFAGVETLLLISAGYGEDDTVVARHEAALSAAEAAGVRHVVYTSLSGDGDHLTYALAHRWTERRLRSSATLDWTILRNGLYAEFLTWIATPDAENRITGPLGEGRLAAVARADLADIAVSVATDPAAHRNRVYELVGERALGGADLAEALGATYAPGTLADARAAIAASGAVPFQVPMLASTYSAIAHGFMDGTGIESDLRTLLGGREPLDALDVFVKAVRRD from the coding sequence ATGCTGCTCGTCACCGGTGTATCCGGCGCTCTCGGCTCGCTCGTCACCGAACGGCTCGCCGGTCGTCAGGACGTCGTCCTCGGTACGCGCGCGGGGCTGCCCGGCACCCACCGCCTCGACTTCGACGCGCCCGAGACGCTGCCGGAGGCCTTCGCCGGGGTGGAGACGCTGCTGCTCATCTCCGCCGGCTACGGAGAGGACGACACGGTCGTGGCCCGTCACGAGGCCGCGCTGTCGGCCGCGGAGGCGGCGGGCGTACGTCACGTCGTCTACACCAGCCTCTCCGGGGACGGCGACCACCTCACGTACGCGCTCGCCCACCGCTGGACCGAGCGGCGGCTGCGGAGCTCCGCCACCCTCGACTGGACGATCCTCCGCAACGGCCTGTACGCCGAGTTCCTGACCTGGATCGCCACGCCCGACGCCGAGAACCGGATCACGGGCCCGCTGGGCGAGGGCCGCCTCGCCGCCGTCGCCCGCGCGGACCTCGCCGACATCGCCGTCTCGGTCGCGACGGACCCGGCCGCCCACCGGAACCGGGTGTACGAGCTCGTCGGCGAGCGTGCCCTCGGCGGCGCCGACCTCGCGGAGGCCCTGGGCGCCACCTACGCCCCCGGCACGCTCGCCGACGCCCGCGCCGCGATCGCCGCGTCCGGCGCGGTGCCGTTCCAGGTGCCGATGCTGGCGAGCACGTACTCGGCGATCGCCCACGGCTTCATGGACGGTACGGGGATCGAGAGCGACCTGCGCACGCTGCTGGGCGGCCGCGAACCGCTCGACGCGCTGGACGTGTTCGTGAAGGCCGTACGGAGGGACTGA
- a CDS encoding helix-turn-helix domain-containing protein, giving the protein MSEGHTEVTTEPLVSCAEECGVRDVQDRLGDKWTVHVVVELAAGPQRFRELQRLVTGISQRMLTLTLRRLERDGLVSRTVYPTTPPQVEYALTETGHSMTHLIKQLVDWSLDHRSVIARSREAWDTRTA; this is encoded by the coding sequence ATGTCCGAGGGGCACACGGAGGTAACCACCGAACCGTTGGTGAGCTGCGCGGAGGAGTGCGGGGTACGGGACGTCCAGGACCGGCTCGGCGACAAGTGGACCGTGCACGTGGTCGTCGAACTCGCGGCGGGGCCGCAGCGGTTCAGGGAACTCCAGCGGCTCGTCACCGGGATCTCGCAGCGGATGCTGACCCTGACACTGCGCCGCCTCGAACGCGACGGGCTCGTCTCGCGGACGGTGTACCCGACGACGCCGCCGCAGGTCGAGTACGCGCTGACGGAGACCGGGCACAGCATGACCCACCTGATCAAGCAGCTCGTCGACTGGTCGCTCGACCACCGCTCGGTGATCGCCCGGTCGCGCGAGGCATGGGACACGAGGACGGCGTGA
- a CDS encoding DUF2786 domain-containing protein gives MSTSNTGSTGNTGSSGSTVDRAFEALYASDDGSLDTAASLLAADRSADAELRRRGEEFVRTLWGRGWQPADLVRVARRELSDEHLLVLAGLILTETGRYETLPHRWRSQLDELDVSPGRPTDRFSYATTVLELYRLLVRLPRLDAVGPVPGETLPPATAGEPRMLTRIRALLAKAEATGYPEEAEALTAKAQELMARHSLDEATLAAGAPSPETPGAIRIGVEPPYEQAKAILLDAVATANHCRAVWNETYGFSTVVGFEADLDPVELLYTSLLVQGTAAMTRAEAEQRAGGRKRTKSFRQSFLLAYANRLGARLAATSRRVASEAPTLLPALASRDLAVSTRTDELFPETRATRVRAAWDEEGWTHGASAADRAGLGPGRRGVEGRG, from the coding sequence GTGAGCACGAGCAACACCGGCAGCACGGGTAACACGGGTAGTAGCGGCAGCACGGTCGACAGGGCCTTCGAGGCGCTGTACGCGAGTGACGACGGGTCCCTCGACACCGCGGCGTCGCTGCTGGCCGCCGACCGGAGTGCCGACGCGGAACTGAGGCGGCGCGGCGAGGAGTTCGTGCGGACCCTGTGGGGGCGTGGGTGGCAGCCCGCTGATCTCGTACGCGTCGCCCGCCGCGAGCTCTCCGACGAGCACCTCCTGGTCCTGGCCGGGCTGATCCTGACCGAGACGGGCCGCTACGAGACGCTGCCGCACCGCTGGCGGTCCCAGCTCGACGAGCTGGACGTGTCGCCCGGCCGGCCGACGGACCGCTTCTCGTACGCGACGACGGTCCTGGAGCTGTACCGGCTCCTGGTGCGGCTGCCGCGGCTGGACGCGGTCGGCCCGGTGCCGGGGGAGACGCTGCCGCCGGCGACGGCCGGGGAGCCGCGGATGCTGACCCGGATCCGGGCGCTGCTCGCGAAGGCGGAGGCGACGGGGTATCCGGAGGAGGCGGAGGCGCTCACGGCCAAGGCGCAGGAGCTGATGGCGCGGCACAGCCTGGACGAGGCGACACTCGCGGCGGGGGCGCCGTCGCCGGAGACACCGGGAGCGATACGGATCGGGGTGGAGCCGCCGTACGAGCAGGCGAAGGCGATCCTGCTCGACGCGGTGGCGACGGCGAACCACTGCCGGGCGGTGTGGAACGAGACGTACGGGTTCTCGACGGTGGTCGGCTTCGAGGCGGACCTCGACCCCGTGGAGCTGCTGTACACATCGCTGCTCGTGCAGGGGACGGCGGCGATGACGCGGGCGGAGGCGGAGCAGCGGGCGGGGGGCCGCAAGCGCACGAAGTCGTTCCGGCAGTCGTTCCTGCTGGCGTACGCGAACCGGCTCGGCGCGCGTCTCGCGGCGACGTCCCGCCGCGTGGCGTCCGAGGCGCCGACCCTCCTCCCGGCCCTCGCCTCCCGGGACCTGGCGGTCAGCACCCGCACGGACGAACTCTTCCCGGAAACCCGCGCCACGCGCGTGCGTGCGGCCTGGGACGAGGAGGGCTGGACGCACGGCGCCTCGGCAGCGGACCGTGCGGGCCTGGGCCCGGGCCGACGGGGGGTCGAGGGCCGCGGCTGA
- a CDS encoding FUSC family protein — MSWLRALRETARSGLTVERRRLAPVIAARAALGLALVVGFSLAVFGPAVAAASAFGAFQAAIATFQRSWRPRPTLALASGASLAVSTFLGYLTVSHDALFLALLLLWTFLSGLAWAAGPTVGIIASSNVAIMLVTVTLPTSVATAAGHAVMIFAGGVVQAALVVLLPVRPWGAQRDALADALAAEADYARRLRHDPVAPFDPVPLMTARSAAAVTPGQARRRPSELHGARGLAERIRPVLASLADPAVGVPEEGPARARVRELLASAASVLDAAAHAIRHGEPVTLPPPAVAALRTPDTGAILHGPSRRAALRLVALLGDVVETAEPRTETSAHGATARERPTLVRLTPIVVAKARAELRRDSPILRHAIRVSAVTAAGYLLGAVLPFGHGYWAPMASVMVMRPDFSQTYARSVARFGGTLVGVALATAVVQAAHPDLYLSAGLAVLCAFAMYLLMRTGYAAGQVFVAAYVVFLLGMEGVGVTQTVRDRVMLTLIGGLLAMLAYAVYPAWETPRLRGRLADWLASVGRYAAAVTARYADPAGPGSPDVREALLNTRAARVAWQEAVERATHEPVRHRGLSHAATEQADHALAEFGRVAMLMEAHLPERGAEPVSAAATLAESLRRATERGAKDVRERKAPGWDDLRETLDAWSDDPPDHFLLHKGAVLLLEALDEVTTALTDSTRARAR, encoded by the coding sequence ATGAGCTGGCTCCGGGCGTTGAGGGAGACCGCCCGCTCCGGGCTCACCGTCGAGCGGCGGCGGCTGGCCCCCGTCATCGCCGCCCGCGCCGCCCTCGGGCTCGCCCTCGTCGTCGGCTTCTCGCTCGCCGTCTTCGGCCCGGCCGTCGCCGCCGCCTCCGCCTTCGGCGCCTTCCAGGCGGCCATCGCCACCTTCCAGCGTTCCTGGCGCCCCCGCCCCACCCTCGCCCTCGCCTCCGGCGCCAGCCTCGCCGTCTCCACCTTCCTCGGCTATCTCACCGTCTCCCACGACGCACTCTTCCTCGCCCTGCTGCTCCTCTGGACGTTCCTCTCGGGCTTGGCCTGGGCCGCCGGTCCCACAGTCGGCATCATCGCGTCCTCGAACGTGGCGATCATGCTCGTGACCGTCACCCTCCCCACCTCCGTCGCCACCGCCGCCGGGCACGCCGTCATGATCTTCGCGGGCGGTGTCGTCCAGGCCGCCCTGGTCGTCCTCCTGCCGGTCCGCCCCTGGGGCGCCCAGCGCGACGCCCTCGCGGACGCGCTCGCCGCCGAGGCGGACTACGCCCGCCGCCTCCGCCACGACCCGGTCGCTCCGTTCGACCCCGTGCCCCTCATGACCGCCCGCAGCGCCGCCGCCGTGACGCCCGGCCAGGCCCGGCGCCGCCCTTCGGAGCTCCACGGCGCCCGCGGCCTCGCCGAGCGCATCCGCCCGGTCCTCGCCTCCCTCGCCGACCCGGCCGTCGGCGTCCCGGAGGAAGGCCCGGCACGCGCGCGCGTACGGGAGCTGCTCGCGTCCGCGGCCTCCGTCCTGGACGCCGCCGCCCACGCCATCCGGCACGGCGAACCCGTCACCCTCCCGCCACCCGCCGTCGCCGCCCTCCGCACCCCCGACACCGGCGCGATCCTCCACGGCCCGTCCCGCCGCGCCGCCCTCCGGCTCGTCGCGCTGCTCGGCGACGTCGTCGAGACGGCCGAGCCGAGGACGGAGACCTCGGCCCACGGCGCCACGGCCCGCGAGCGCCCCACCCTCGTCCGCCTGACCCCGATCGTCGTCGCGAAGGCGCGCGCCGAGCTGCGCCGGGACTCGCCGATCCTGCGCCACGCGATCCGCGTCTCGGCGGTCACGGCCGCCGGCTACCTCCTGGGCGCGGTGCTGCCCTTCGGGCACGGCTACTGGGCGCCGATGGCCTCGGTGATGGTGATGCGCCCGGACTTCTCGCAGACGTACGCGCGCTCGGTGGCCCGCTTCGGCGGCACCCTCGTCGGCGTGGCCCTCGCGACGGCGGTCGTCCAGGCGGCCCACCCGGACCTCTACCTGTCGGCCGGTCTCGCCGTGCTGTGTGCCTTCGCGATGTACCTGCTGATGCGCACGGGGTACGCGGCCGGCCAGGTCTTCGTCGCCGCGTACGTCGTGTTCCTGCTCGGCATGGAGGGCGTGGGGGTCACGCAGACCGTGCGGGACCGGGTGATGCTGACCCTCATCGGCGGGCTCCTCGCGATGCTCGCGTACGCCGTCTACCCGGCCTGGGAGACGCCCCGGCTGCGCGGCCGGCTCGCGGACTGGCTCGCGTCGGTCGGCCGGTACGCGGCCGCCGTCACCGCGCGGTACGCCGATCCGGCCGGGCCCGGCAGCCCCGACGTCCGGGAGGCGCTCCTGAACACCCGCGCGGCCCGGGTCGCCTGGCAGGAGGCCGTGGAGAGGGCGACGCACGAGCCCGTACGGCACCGGGGCCTCTCGCACGCGGCCACCGAACAGGCCGACCACGCGCTGGCGGAGTTCGGGCGGGTGGCGATGCTCATGGAGGCGCATCTGCCGGAACGCGGCGCCGAGCCCGTGTCCGCCGCCGCGACCCTCGCGGAGTCCCTGCGCCGGGCGACGGAGCGGGGCGCCAAGGACGTACGGGAACGCAAGGCGCCCGGCTGGGACGACCTGCGCGAGACGCTCGACGCCTGGTCCGACGACCCACCGGACCACTTCCTGCTGCACAAGGGCGCGGTGCTCCTCCTGGAGGCCCTGGACGAGGTCACGACGGCCTTGACGGACTCCACGCGTGCGCGTGCGCGGTAG
- a CDS encoding SigE family RNA polymerase sigma factor: protein MPHESATEDDGFTEFAVAAWPRLVRTAQLLTGDFHEAEDLVQTTLAKVYARWRRVPRGEIDLYVRRALINNNLSRIRRKRVVHLLTPVLPESLRHTSAGHAEAVEQRTALLAALADLTARQRAVMVLRYWEDLTELEIASVLNCSIGTVKTHARRGLTALRAHPGLVTVPAPSLPAPTGARR, encoded by the coding sequence GTGCCGCACGAGTCCGCCACCGAGGACGACGGCTTCACCGAGTTCGCCGTCGCCGCCTGGCCGCGTCTGGTGCGTACCGCCCAGCTCCTGACCGGGGACTTCCACGAGGCCGAGGACCTGGTGCAGACGACGCTCGCCAAGGTGTACGCGCGGTGGCGACGCGTTCCCCGCGGGGAGATCGACCTCTATGTGCGCAGGGCGCTGATCAACAACAACCTCAGCCGGATCCGCCGGAAGCGGGTCGTCCATCTCCTGACCCCGGTCCTGCCGGAGTCGCTGCGCCACACTTCCGCGGGTCATGCGGAGGCGGTCGAACAACGCACCGCGCTCCTGGCCGCGTTAGCGGATCTGACCGCCCGCCAACGCGCGGTCATGGTGCTCCGCTACTGGGAGGATCTGACCGAGCTGGAGATCGCGAGCGTGCTCAACTGCTCGATCGGCACGGTCAAGACCCACGCCCGCCGCGGTCTGACCGCGCTGCGCGCCCACCCGGGGCTCGTCACCGTCCCCGCCCCGTCTCTCCCCGCCCCTACCGGAGCCCGACGA